Proteins encoded by one window of Pseudonocardia sp. HH130629-09:
- a CDS encoding Lrp/AsnC family transcriptional regulator produces MLSLDALDVDLLAALRDRPRAGVLELSRTLRVARGTVQARLDRLERAGVVTGYGPDVDLPAAGYGVQAFVTLEIAQGELGDVAAELAALPAVTEAYATTGSSDVMCRLAASSHEDLQDTLLALGRSTLVARSTSVVVLSTLVAPRWRPLLERDHREGPSRAPAYRD; encoded by the coding sequence GTGCTGTCCCTGGACGCCCTCGACGTCGACCTGCTCGCCGCGCTGCGCGACCGGCCGCGGGCCGGGGTGCTGGAGCTCTCGCGCACGCTGCGGGTCGCCCGTGGGACGGTGCAGGCGCGGCTGGACCGGCTGGAACGTGCCGGGGTCGTCACCGGGTACGGCCCGGACGTCGACCTCCCGGCCGCCGGGTACGGCGTGCAGGCGTTCGTGACGCTGGAGATCGCGCAGGGCGAGTTGGGCGACGTCGCCGCCGAGCTCGCCGCGCTGCCCGCGGTCACCGAGGCGTACGCGACCACCGGCTCGTCGGACGTGATGTGCCGGCTCGCGGCGTCGTCACACGAGGACCTGCAGGACACCCTGCTCGCGCTCGGCCGATCCACCCTGGTGGCCCGCTCCACCAGCGTGGTGGTGCTGTCCACCCTGGTCGCGCCGCGCTGGCGGCCGCTGCTGGAGCGTGACCACCGGGAGGGCCCGAGCCGGGCACCCGCCTACCGGGACTGA
- the acs gene encoding acetate--CoA ligase encodes MYPPPPDLAAHANVTAAAYDQAAADPEAFWCAQTRRLEWDRVPEQGYDGSRWPEVTWFTDGTLNVARNCVDRHVEAGAGDKVALYWEGEPGDRRTVTYADLQCEVARCAHALTALGVGRGDVVVVYLPVLVETVVVMLACARIGAVHSLVFGGFSPSALRFRITDGAAKLLVTTDGQYRRGKAVPVKVNADEAASGVDSLEHVLVIRRTGSEVDWTPGRDVWWHDVVHTAPEVHEAQAHPAESPLMLVYTSGTTGTPKGLLHTMGGYLTQASWTAWACFDHKPDDVYWCTADLAWVTAHTYEVYGPLSNGVTQVIYEGTPDTPEPGRHFEIIARYGVTVYYTAPTLVRTYMKWGPEVPARHDLSSLRLLGSVGEAINPEAWRWFHEVIGGGRCPIVDTWWQSETGAAICAPLPGVTPLVPGSATRPLPGLSVRVVDRDGRTCAPGEGGILVIDRPWPSMARTVWGDPERFRASYFADYAEQGWYKAGDGAVIDEHGYVTLQGRIDDVMNVSGHRLGSIELESALVSHPRVAEAGVVGAPDPTTGQAVVAFVTVTDGPTDGLTEQLRAHVARELGPVARPREVVLVAELPKTRSGKIMRRLLLDVTAGREPGDTTSLVDPAAFVELAAGYRRT; translated from the coding sequence ATGTACCCGCCGCCCCCGGACCTCGCCGCGCACGCCAACGTCACCGCCGCCGCCTACGACCAGGCGGCCGCCGACCCCGAGGCGTTCTGGTGTGCGCAGACCCGCCGGCTGGAGTGGGACCGCGTGCCCGAGCAGGGCTACGACGGCAGCAGGTGGCCCGAGGTCACCTGGTTCACCGACGGCACCCTGAACGTCGCGCGCAACTGCGTCGACCGGCACGTCGAGGCCGGTGCGGGGGACAAGGTCGCGCTGTACTGGGAGGGCGAGCCGGGGGACCGGCGCACCGTCACCTACGCCGACCTGCAGTGCGAGGTCGCCCGCTGTGCGCACGCGCTCACCGCGCTCGGGGTCGGGCGCGGCGACGTGGTCGTCGTGTACCTGCCGGTGCTGGTCGAGACCGTCGTCGTGATGCTGGCCTGCGCACGGATCGGGGCGGTCCACTCGTTGGTCTTCGGCGGGTTCTCCCCGTCCGCGCTGCGGTTCCGGATCACCGACGGCGCCGCGAAGCTGCTGGTCACCACCGACGGCCAGTACCGCCGCGGGAAGGCCGTCCCGGTCAAGGTCAACGCCGACGAGGCCGCGTCCGGGGTGGACTCGCTGGAGCACGTGCTGGTCATCCGGCGGACCGGCTCGGAGGTCGACTGGACCCCCGGCCGCGACGTGTGGTGGCACGACGTCGTCCACACCGCACCCGAGGTCCACGAGGCGCAGGCGCACCCGGCCGAGAGCCCGCTGATGCTCGTCTACACCTCGGGCACCACCGGCACCCCCAAGGGCCTGCTGCACACCATGGGCGGCTACCTCACCCAGGCGTCCTGGACGGCGTGGGCCTGCTTCGACCACAAGCCCGACGACGTCTACTGGTGCACCGCCGACCTCGCCTGGGTCACCGCGCACACCTACGAGGTCTACGGACCGCTGTCCAACGGTGTCACGCAGGTGATCTACGAGGGCACCCCGGACACCCCGGAGCCGGGCCGGCACTTCGAGATCATCGCCCGGTACGGCGTCACCGTGTACTACACCGCGCCGACCCTGGTCCGGACGTACATGAAGTGGGGTCCGGAGGTGCCCGCGCGCCACGACCTGTCCTCGCTACGCCTGCTCGGCAGCGTCGGCGAGGCGATCAACCCCGAGGCCTGGCGTTGGTTCCACGAGGTGATCGGCGGCGGCCGCTGCCCGATCGTCGACACCTGGTGGCAGTCCGAGACCGGCGCGGCGATCTGCGCGCCACTGCCCGGGGTGACGCCGCTGGTGCCGGGCTCGGCGACCCGGCCGCTGCCGGGCCTGTCGGTGCGGGTGGTCGACCGCGACGGGCGCACCTGCGCCCCCGGCGAGGGCGGCATCCTGGTGATCGACCGTCCGTGGCCGTCGATGGCGCGCACGGTGTGGGGCGACCCCGAGCGGTTCCGCGCGTCCTACTTCGCCGACTACGCCGAGCAGGGCTGGTACAAGGCGGGCGACGGCGCGGTGATCGACGAGCACGGCTACGTGACGCTGCAGGGCCGCATCGACGACGTCATGAACGTCTCGGGCCACCGGCTCGGCTCGATCGAGCTGGAGTCCGCGCTGGTGAGCCACCCACGGGTCGCCGAGGCAGGCGTGGTCGGGGCGCCGGACCCGACGACCGGGCAGGCCGTGGTCGCGTTCGTGACCGTCACCGACGGCCCCACCGACGGGCTGACCGAACAGCTGCGGGCGCACGTGGCCCGGGAGCTGGGGCCGGTCGCCCGGCCCCGCGAGGTCGTCCTCGTCGCGGAGCTGCCGAAGACCCGGTCGGGCAAGATCATGCGACGGCTGCTGCTCGACGTGACCGCCGGGCGCGAGCCCGGCGACACGACGTCGCTGGTGGACCCGGCCGCCTTCGTGGAGCTGGCTGCCGGGTACCGCCGGACCTGA
- a CDS encoding DUF3500 domain-containing protein, producing MIGAADTRETATTMAEAARAWLDTLDPGRRETAVGHAPTGDDDADAERRRWFYTPTDHGGLTFHDQLPPQQRAAMKLVGSGLSRAAYVTVATVMGLENVLDHTEGFVTLFDRTRGRDPQMYYLRVFGEPGDTGTWGWRFGGHHVSINMLVVDGVVVASTPCFLGADPATSELLGDAVLRPLGRVEDLARNLVRALPAELRERAVLLDKAPPDLVAANRTDPQEGDSWIPLAGIWRTRSFADPEQQRALDDMSEAIEERSAFTDAQKEAVALSRTPAGVSASDLDAEGREMLRALLGTYLERVAGPLQPISRYDDDTALDAVHLAWAGPLEDGAPNYYRVQGPQLLIEWDNTQRDANHAHSVWRDPSADFGLDVLGAHRAAHHLGRGGQSR from the coding sequence ATGATCGGTGCTGCGGACACCCGCGAGACGGCGACCACGATGGCCGAGGCCGCGCGTGCCTGGCTCGACACCCTCGACCCGGGCCGGCGGGAGACGGCCGTCGGGCACGCCCCGACCGGTGACGACGACGCCGACGCCGAGCGCCGCCGCTGGTTCTACACCCCCACCGACCACGGTGGACTGACCTTCCACGACCAGCTCCCGCCGCAGCAGCGGGCCGCGATGAAGCTCGTCGGCTCGGGGCTGTCGCGGGCGGCGTACGTGACCGTCGCGACGGTGATGGGGCTGGAGAACGTCCTCGACCACACCGAGGGCTTCGTGACGCTGTTCGACCGCACCCGCGGCCGCGACCCGCAGATGTACTACCTGCGGGTGTTCGGCGAGCCGGGGGACACCGGGACCTGGGGCTGGCGCTTCGGCGGGCACCACGTGTCGATCAACATGCTGGTCGTCGACGGGGTGGTGGTCGCCTCCACACCGTGCTTCCTGGGTGCCGACCCGGCGACCTCCGAGCTCCTCGGCGACGCCGTGCTCCGCCCGCTGGGCCGGGTCGAGGACCTCGCCCGCAACCTGGTCCGCGCGCTGCCGGCCGAGCTACGCGAGCGGGCGGTGCTGCTCGACAAGGCACCGCCCGACCTCGTCGCGGCCAACCGCACCGACCCGCAGGAGGGCGACAGCTGGATCCCGCTCGCCGGGATCTGGCGCACCCGGTCGTTCGCCGACCCCGAGCAGCAGCGCGCGCTCGACGACATGAGCGAGGCCATCGAGGAGCGGTCCGCGTTCACCGACGCCCAGAAGGAGGCCGTCGCGCTGTCGCGGACCCCGGCCGGCGTGTCGGCGTCCGACCTGGATGCCGAGGGCCGCGAGATGCTGCGCGCGCTGCTGGGCACCTACCTGGAGCGGGTCGCCGGGCCGCTGCAGCCGATCTCCCGCTACGACGACGACACCGCGCTCGACGCCGTGCACCTCGCCTGGGCGGGACCGCTGGAGGACGGTGCCCCGAACTACTACCGCGTCCAGGGCCCACAGCTGCTCATCGAGTGGGACAACACCCAGCGCGACGCCAACCACGCCCACTCCGTGTGGCGCGACCCGTCGGCGGACTTCGGGCTCGACGTGCTCGGCGCGCACCGGGCGGCGCACCACCTCGGCCGAGGCGGTCAGTCCCGGTAG
- a CDS encoding DUF3500 domain-containing protein codes for MTTSETVAGAMADAAAAWLDTLDDDRLRPARGAGPTGDAGPDAERRRWFYTPTDHGGLPLAAQTAVQQQRAMRLVASGLSEAGYATVATVMGLENVLDRAQDWPTRPYRERFRDPALYYLRVFGDPGGRTWGWRFGGHHVSVNALVVDGRVAAATPCFLGANPATTPLLGGGVARPLGPTEDLAREIVRGLPPELLETVVLPGGAPPDLVTANRPLVAPGDRPLPTSAIRRESPPGPVDPVEGTEAVALTGVPRGLPASVLDDRGRALLRRLLSAYLDRAPAGVSPAARYDDDAALDEVHVAWAGSLEAGEPHYHRLQGPRLLLEWDNTQGGADHAHSVWRDPENDFGVDLLDDHHRAFAHR; via the coding sequence GTGACGACGAGCGAGACGGTCGCCGGGGCGATGGCGGACGCGGCCGCGGCCTGGCTGGACACCCTGGACGACGACCGGCTCCGCCCCGCCCGGGGCGCCGGCCCGACCGGTGACGCGGGGCCCGACGCCGAGCGCCGTCGCTGGTTCTACACCCCCACCGACCACGGCGGACTGCCCCTCGCGGCCCAGACCGCGGTCCAGCAGCAGCGCGCGATGCGGCTGGTCGCGTCGGGACTGTCCGAGGCCGGCTACGCCACCGTGGCGACGGTCATGGGGCTGGAGAACGTCCTGGACCGGGCACAGGACTGGCCGACCCGCCCGTACCGGGAGCGGTTCCGGGACCCGGCGCTCTACTACCTGCGGGTGTTCGGCGACCCGGGCGGACGCACCTGGGGCTGGCGCTTCGGCGGCCACCACGTGTCGGTGAACGCACTCGTCGTGGACGGGCGGGTGGCCGCTGCCACGCCGTGCTTCCTCGGCGCGAACCCGGCGACGACGCCGCTGCTCGGCGGAGGGGTGGCGCGCCCGCTCGGACCGACCGAGGACCTGGCGCGGGAGATCGTCCGCGGCCTGCCACCCGAGCTCCTGGAGACCGTGGTCCTGCCCGGCGGGGCCCCACCGGACCTGGTGACGGCGAACCGGCCGCTGGTCGCGCCGGGCGACCGGCCGCTGCCGACCTCGGCGATCCGGCGGGAGAGCCCGCCCGGCCCGGTGGACCCGGTCGAGGGGACCGAGGCCGTCGCGCTGACCGGTGTGCCGCGCGGGCTCCCGGCGAGCGTGCTCGACGACCGCGGCCGTGCCCTGCTGCGCCGACTGCTCTCGGCCTACCTCGACCGGGCGCCGGCCGGGGTCTCACCCGCCGCCCGCTACGACGACGACGCCGCCCTCGACGAGGTCCACGTGGCCTGGGCGGGCTCGCTGGAGGCGGGGGAGCCGCACTACCACCGGCTGCAGGGGCCGCGGCTGCTGCTGGAGTGGGACAACACCCAGGGCGGCGCGGACCACGCCCACTCGGTGTGGCGCGACCCGGAGAACGACTTCGGCGTGGACCTGCTCGACGACCACCACCGGGCGTTCGCCCACCGGTGA